One part of the Janthinobacterium sp. 17J80-10 genome encodes these proteins:
- a CDS encoding protein phosphatase 2C domain-containing protein: MICETHFRWTSAALSHVGLVRQVNEDACLEQSERGLWAVADGMGGHARGDVASRMVVDALNKLPETGDLEAYAAEARRQLQAVNARLRAEAARHDTQIIGSTVVVLLACGQHCRYLWAGDSRIYLYRNGLLRQLSRDHSQVEELRSSGQLSAQDALHHPARNLITRAVGAADTLEVDEESLEVLDGDMLMLCSDGVSNEVSEQEMCDALVCGNCRQAAEALIALALHEGGRDNISAVVVRAEDLNSPEKTLLNPAL, encoded by the coding sequence ATGATCTGTGAAACCCACTTTCGCTGGACATCGGCTGCGTTGTCCCATGTGGGCCTGGTGCGCCAGGTAAATGAAGATGCCTGCCTGGAGCAGAGTGAACGCGGCCTCTGGGCTGTCGCAGATGGCATGGGTGGGCATGCGCGCGGCGATGTGGCAAGCCGCATGGTCGTGGATGCGCTGAACAAACTTCCTGAAACCGGGGACCTGGAAGCGTATGCCGCAGAGGCACGCCGTCAGCTGCAGGCGGTCAACGCTCGCCTGCGCGCCGAGGCAGCCCGGCACGATACGCAAATCATCGGCAGCACAGTCGTAGTGTTGCTGGCCTGCGGACAGCACTGCCGCTACCTGTGGGCTGGCGACAGTCGCATTTACCTTTACCGCAATGGCTTGCTGCGTCAGCTGAGCCGCGACCACAGCCAGGTTGAGGAACTCCGTTCGAGCGGCCAGCTGAGTGCGCAAGATGCATTGCACCATCCGGCACGCAACCTGATCACGCGGGCCGTCGGCGCCGCCGACACGCTGGAGGTGGATGAAGAAAGCCTCGAAGTCCTGGATGGCGACATGCTCATGTTATGCAGTGATGGCGTCAGCAATGAGGTAAGCGAGCAGGAAATGTGCGATGCCCTCGTCTGCGGCAACTGCCGGCAAGCAGCAGAAGCCCTGATTGCGCTGGCCTTGCATGAGGGGGGGCGCGACAATATTTCAGCAGTGGTGGTACGCGCCGAAGATTTGAACAGCCCCGAAAAAACATTGCTGAATCCGGCGCTCTGA
- a CDS encoding serine/threonine-protein kinase, with amino-acid sequence MNLKHDTAPTAMRTRKLMPRPVPQGDQDFGANVLPIGTHLREFEILDLVGEGGFGIVYLAYDHSLERYVALKEYMPSGLATRTTKMAVSVRSQKKLDTFTAGLKSFINEARMLAQFDSPALVKVHTFWEGNGTAYMVMPYYEGMTLKQALHTRKIVPTEAWIRMLLADLCDAIEILHRAHCLHRDIAPDNILLLKDGRPLLLDFGAARRVIGDLTQCFTAILKPGFAPIEQYADIAGLRQGAWTDIYALAAVVYYLITGKAPPPSVARMVHDELLPAREAGKGRYSESFLAAVDKSLAVRPEQRFHSIDELRRALGLGEPEPRTVPRAGSDWSTTVARTIPVANFSPQVPSSANAAADVPMSTAAAAPDSPAFDGTRYTKPAQRPDTKAAEVPDAKSVSGTAAHARTAPAPELAAAPDDFSATRIAGDHYSVPSPPTASRMMPQCPRGASARDGWCSRFCLPSASVPVFTLVQTAVGMA; translated from the coding sequence ATGAATCTGAAACACGACACTGCGCCGACTGCAATGCGCACCAGGAAATTGATGCCCAGGCCGGTGCCGCAAGGCGACCAGGACTTTGGCGCGAATGTCTTGCCAATAGGGACGCATTTGCGCGAATTCGAGATTCTCGACCTGGTCGGTGAGGGAGGCTTCGGCATTGTCTACCTTGCTTACGACCATTCGCTCGAGCGTTATGTCGCATTAAAAGAATACATGCCGTCGGGACTGGCGACGCGCACGACCAAAATGGCGGTCAGCGTGCGTTCGCAAAAAAAGCTGGATACCTTTACCGCGGGCCTGAAAAGCTTTATCAACGAAGCAAGGATGCTGGCGCAGTTCGATTCTCCGGCACTGGTCAAGGTCCACACCTTCTGGGAAGGCAACGGCACAGCCTACATGGTCATGCCTTATTACGAGGGCATGACGCTCAAGCAAGCCCTCCATACGCGAAAAATCGTGCCAACCGAGGCATGGATTCGCATGCTGCTTGCCGACCTGTGCGATGCCATCGAGATTCTGCACCGTGCGCACTGCCTGCATCGCGACATTGCCCCCGACAATATCCTGCTGCTCAAGGATGGCCGGCCGCTGCTGTTGGATTTCGGCGCAGCACGGCGAGTCATCGGTGACTTGACGCAATGCTTTACCGCCATCCTTAAGCCCGGCTTTGCGCCGATCGAGCAATATGCCGATATCGCCGGCCTGCGGCAAGGTGCCTGGACGGATATCTATGCGCTGGCGGCCGTGGTGTATTACCTCATCACCGGCAAGGCGCCGCCGCCCTCGGTGGCGCGCATGGTGCATGACGAATTGTTGCCGGCCCGTGAAGCTGGCAAGGGGCGTTACAGCGAATCTTTCCTTGCAGCCGTCGACAAGTCCCTGGCTGTCAGGCCCGAACAGCGTTTCCATTCCATCGATGAACTGCGGCGTGCCCTGGGCCTTGGCGAGCCTGAACCGCGGACTGTGCCGCGCGCGGGCAGCGACTGGTCGACAACGGTGGCACGCACGATTCCGGTAGCCAATTTCAGCCCGCAGGTGCCATCGTCAGCAAACGCCGCCGCGGATGTACCCATGTCCACTGCCGCTGCAGCACCGGATAGTCCCGCGTTCGATGGCACACGCTACACCAAGCCTGCACAGCGCCCCGACACAAAGGCTGCTGAAGTACCTGATGCCAAGTCCGTTTCCGGCACGGCAGCTCACGCAAGGACAGCGCCGGCACCTGAACTCGCGGCGGCGCCGGACGATTTTTCGGCAACGAGAATTGCCGGTGATCACTATTCTGTGCCATCCCCCCCCACCGCTTCGAGAATGATGCCGCAGTGCCCCCGCGGCGCGAGCGCCAGGGATGGCTGGTGCTCGCGCTTTTGTTTGCCGTCGGCATCGGTTCCGGTATTTACGTTGGTGCAAACCGCAGTTGGGATGGCTTGA
- a CDS encoding cold-shock protein: MSTQTGIVKWFNDSKGFGFITPDGGGADLFAHFQDIQSTGFKSLAENQRVSFDRGTGPKGEKATNIRPL, translated from the coding sequence ATGAGCACTCAAACTGGTATTGTCAAATGGTTCAACGATTCCAAAGGCTTCGGCTTCATCACCCCTGATGGCGGCGGTGCTGACCTGTTCGCCCACTTTCAGGACATTCAGTCCACCGGCTTCAAGAGCCTGGCTGAAAACCAGCGCGTGTCGTTTGATCGCGGCACTGGCCCAAAAGGCGAAAAAGCGACCAATATCCGTCCGCTGTAA
- a CDS encoding 3-deoxy-7-phosphoheptulonate synthase, translating into MTQLINARILAQENLPPPSLIQKEIPHTKKSLATVLNGRATLEDILERKDARRFIVVGPCSIHDPEAALDYARRLKPLADEVADVLVLVMRVYFEKPRTTVGWKGLINDPDRDDSFNMVKGIRIARTLLRDISEMGLAIGTEALDPLMPQYLGDLVSWNAIGARTTESQTHREMASGLSTPVGLKNGTDGGLTVAINAMQSARTPHAFLGIDAEGLTSVIRTAGNPHGHLILRGGQAPNYGAEAVAQAELLLQKAGLPSSIVVDCSHGNSNKDHKRQVGVLQDVVAQIGAGNQSLVGMMVESNIVEGAQKIQADLAALVYGQSVTDACIGWEDTVNAVREAAAALRDKGKR; encoded by the coding sequence ATGACACAACTGATCAACGCCCGCATCCTTGCCCAGGAAAACCTGCCGCCGCCTTCCCTGATTCAGAAGGAGATTCCGCACACGAAAAAATCACTGGCGACGGTGCTGAACGGCCGTGCAACGCTGGAAGACATCCTGGAACGCAAGGATGCCAGGCGCTTCATTGTGGTCGGCCCCTGCTCCATTCATGACCCGGAGGCGGCGCTCGATTATGCCCGCAGGCTCAAACCGCTGGCAGATGAAGTGGCCGACGTGCTGGTGCTGGTGATGCGGGTCTACTTCGAAAAGCCGCGCACCACGGTCGGCTGGAAAGGCCTCATCAACGATCCGGACCGGGATGACTCCTTCAACATGGTCAAGGGCATCCGGATCGCCCGTACGCTGCTGCGCGACATCAGCGAAATGGGCCTGGCCATCGGCACCGAGGCACTGGACCCGCTGATGCCGCAATACCTGGGAGATCTTGTCAGCTGGAATGCCATCGGCGCGCGCACCACGGAATCCCAGACGCACCGGGAAATGGCCAGCGGCCTGTCGACCCCGGTCGGGCTGAAGAACGGCACCGACGGCGGACTGACCGTCGCCATCAATGCCATGCAATCAGCCCGCACGCCGCATGCCTTCCTCGGCATCGATGCCGAGGGCCTGACTTCGGTGATCCGCACCGCAGGCAATCCGCACGGGCACCTGATCCTGCGTGGCGGCCAGGCGCCCAATTACGGCGCCGAAGCGGTCGCGCAAGCCGAACTCCTGCTGCAAAAAGCCGGCCTGCCCTCCTCCATCGTGGTCGATTGCAGCCACGGCAATTCAAACAAGGACCACAAGCGTCAGGTGGGCGTGCTGCAGGACGTCGTGGCGCAAATCGGCGCGGGCAACCAGAGCCTGGTTGGCATGATGGTCGAATCCAATATCGTCGAGGGCGCGCAGAAAATCCAGGCCGACCTTGCAGCGCTGGTGTACGGCCAATCCGTCACGGATGCGTGTATCGGCTGGGAAGATACCGTGAATGCGGTTCGGGAAGCGGCGGCAGCACTGCGCGACAAGGGCAAACGATAG